In the Salarias fasciatus chromosome 13, fSalaFa1.1, whole genome shotgun sequence genome, one interval contains:
- the ikzf5 gene encoding zinc finger protein Pegasus, with product MGEEKPDTLDFVKDFQEYLSQQTQHVNMISGSVSGVKEADELPADCSQNGLDHPSVDMSLEDSSGILVDGFERTYDGKLKCRYCNYATRGTARLIEHIRIHTGEKPHRCHLCPFASAYERHLEAHMRSHTGEKPYKCELCSFRCSDRSNLSHHRRRRHKLLPMKGARSLSHKKMLSVLQKKASSLGYGRRLLINFSPPSMVVHKADNVNDFSHELPHLRQEAFDNQGRAVEDGLSASQNHHHHDLVMDNPLNQLSTLAGQLASLPSESQPQTQPPLSPGAESIVDEKPFLIQQPHPATAPVAVTANLAHASSSSPITPEPRAPPHSSCSPGRGPCSDHSGRTSTPSISNSQPSTPAPGMSAPLQDPHMLHHCQHCDIYFPDNILYTIHMGCHGYENPFQCNICGHKCKSKYDFACHFARGQHK from the exons ATGGGGGAGGAAAAGCCCGACACGCTGGACTTTGTGAAAGATTTTCAGGAGTATCTGAGCCAACAGACTCAACATGTGAACATGATATCAGGCTCCGTCAGCGGCGTGAAGGAGGCAGACGAGCTGCCAGCAG ATTGCAGTCAGAATGGACTGGATCACCCCTCAGTGGACATGTCGTTGGAGGACAGCTCAGGGATCTTGGTGGATGGTTTTGAGAGGACTTACGACGGCAAGCTGAAATGCCGCTACTGCAACTACGCCACCAGAGGGACGGCGCGGCTCATTGAACACATCCGGATTCACACCG GAGAGAAGCCTCACCGCTGCCACCTCTGCCCGTTCGCCTCGGCCTATGAGCGCCACCTGGAGGCCCACATGCGATCgcacaccggcgagaagccgtacAAGTGTGAGCTGTGCTCCTTCCGCTGCAGCGATCGCAGCAACCTGTCACACCATCGGCGCAGGCGCCACAAACTCTTGCCGATGAAAGgggctcgctcgctctcccacAAGAAGATGCTGAGCGTTCTACAAAAGAAAGCCAGCTCGCTGGGCTACGGCCGCCGGCTCCTCATCAACTTCAGCCCGCCCTCCATGGTTGTGCACAAGGCAGACAACGTGAACGATTTTTCCCACGAGCTGCCCCACCTGCGGCAGGAGGCCTTTGATAATCAGGGTCGAGCCGTGGAGGACGGGCTCTCCGCAAGTCAGAACCATCATCACCACGACCTGGTGATGGATAACCCGCTGAACCAGCTGTCCACCCTGGCGGGCCAGTTGGCCAGCCTCCCCTCAGAGTCCCAGCCTCAGACTCAGCCCCCTTTGTCTCCGGGAGCGGAGTCCATCGTGGATGAGAAGCCCTTCCTCATCCAGCAGCCGCACCCTGCCACCGCCCCTGTCGCCGTCACGGCAAACCTAGCTCacgcttcttcctcctccccgaTCACCCCGGAGCCCCGGGCCCCTccccacagcagctgcagccccGGCAGGGGACCCTGCAGTGACCACAGCGGACGCACCAGCACCCCCAGCATCTCCAACAGCCAGCCCAGCACGCCGGCCCCCGGCATGTCCGCCCCGCTCCAGGACCCCCACATGCTCCACCACTGCCAGCACTGTGACATCTACTTCCCCGACAACATCCTGTACACCATCCACATGGGCTGCCACGGCTACGAGAACCCCTTCCAGTGCAACATCTGTGGCCACAAGTGCAAGAGCAAGTACGACTTCGCTTGCCACTTCGCCCGCGGGCAACACAAGTGA